GCACAAGGCCACCGGCGCCGACAGCGAGGCGTACCGCAGGGTGACTTGGGACGTGCGTGACCGACTCGGTCAGCAGTTGCGGATCAAGTTGGTCGACCAGGCCACCGGCGGCTTCGGCCACCTGAACTTCGACGACGTCCGCGTCGGACTGGACCAGCCCATCGGCGCCACCGCCGCCCACTGGGACTTCCGGGAGGGCTCGGGCGCCTCGACCGTCGAACGGGTCAGCGGCCAGGCCGACCCGATCAGCTACGTGTTCAACCAGGCCGTCTACAAGCCCAACAGCGAACCGCTGTGGCAGCCGGCGAACGACGGCAAGGGCGTGCTGTCCAAGGCGCTGCTGTTCGACGGCTACTCGACCTGGGTCAGCCGCAGCGCCGGGACTGTGCCGTTGGACCAGAACGCCCTGACCGTCGAGGCGTGGGTCGCCCCGCAGGGGTTCGAGTGGGGCGACGAGGGCAAGGTCTCCGCGATCGTCAACCAGCAGGAGCAGACCGCGAACCGGGGCTTCTCCCTCGGCGTGGGACGGCACGGCGCCTGGAAGTTCGGGATCGGCACGGGTGACGCCTGGCGCGAAGTGGCCACTCCCGCGTCGGCCGCGCTGCGCACCGGCGCGTGGGCGCACCTGGTGGCGACGTTCGACCCGGCCCAGGGTCGGATGCGGCTCTACCTCGACGGCGCGCAGGTGGCCGAGACGGCCATCCCGACCGGCGCCCGGCTCCAGCAGGCCGGCGTGCCGCTGCTGATCGGCAAGCACAACCAGCCGGTGATCATCAACGGCGCCTTCGCGGTGAACATGTTCAGCGGCCTCATCGACGAGGTGAAGCTGCACCGCAAGGCCCTGAGCCCGGCCGAGGTCGCCGCCGACCACTCCGCGGCCCTGGCCACGTTCGCCGGCGGGACCGTCCCGAAGGCCGACATCGTGCAGGACCGGTCACGCTACAACGGCGACAAGTACCGCCCCGGCTACCACTTCACCGCGCCCAACCACTGGATGAACGAGCCGCACTCCCCCATCTTCGCCAACGGGCAGTACCACCTGTTCTACCAACACAACGTGCATGGCCCGTACTGGCACAACATCAGCTGGGGCCACGCGGTCAGCAAGGACCTCGTGCACTGGCGGGACCTCCCGGTCGCGCTGGCGCCCACCGCGGGCAGCGTCGCCCCCGACGGCGTGTGGTCCGGCGGCGCGGCGCTGGACCAGAACGGCGACCCGGTGCTGTTCATCACCGCGGGTGACGACTCCAAGCGCCCCAACCAGGCCACGGGCATCGCCCGTCCGGTGAACCCGGACGACCCCGACCTCGTGGAGTGGCGGATGGAGCCCCGGCTCGTGACCGAGCAGCGGGCCGACCTCGACGTCGGCGCCGGGCGCAAGGTCCGGTTCGGGGAGTTCCGCGACCCGTACGTGTGGCAGGAGGGCAACACCTGGTTCCAGCTCGTCGGCTCCGGCGTCCAGACCACCTCCGGCGCCGACGTCGGCGGCACCGCGCTGCTGTACACCTCGACCAACCTCACCGACTGGAGCTACGCCGGTCCGCTCATGACCGGTGACGTCGCCGCCCACCCCAAGACCGGCCAGGTGTGGGAGCTGCCGGTGCTGCTGCCCATCGGGAAGGACGCCGCAGGCCGCCAGAAGCACGCGTTCGTGGTCAACCCGGCCTTCACCAGCGCAAGCCCGCACAGCAGCAAGAACACCTTCTACTGGGTCGGCACCTGGGACGCGACCGCCCGCCGCTGGACCCCCGACACCACCACGCCGAAGCTGTTCGACTACGGCGAGCACTTCACCGGCCCCAGTGGCACGGTGGGCCCGGATGGTCGGTCCCTGCTGTTCAGCATCGCCCAGGACCGCCGCACCGAACAGGCGCACCACGACGCCGGGTGGGCCCACAACGCGGGCCTGCCGGTCGAGCTGGGCGTGCGTCCGGACGGCGACCTGGCGATCAACCCCGTCCGCGAGGTGTCCGCCCTGCACGCCGGTGCGCCGCTGCTGGATGTGCGGACGCCGACGGGCATCGACGCCGTCAACAGCCAGTTGGCCGCGGTCAAGGGCGACATGCTGCACGTCCGGCTGACCATGAAACCGGGCACGACCCAGCGCTTCGGACTGGACGTGCTGCGCAGCCCCGGCGACGAGGAGCGCACCAGGCTGTTCCACGACATCGGCGCCGGCCAGTTCGGCGTGGACCGGACCCGTGCGGGCAACCGGTCCAGCCTCGACGCCGACCTCGGCGTCCACAGCGGACCGCTGGCGTTGGAGGGCGGCAGGCTCACGCTCGACGTCTTCGTCGACCGGTCCTCTGTCGAGGCGTTCGCCAACGCCCACAAGTCGATCACGACCCGGGCGTACCCGCACCGCGACGACTCCCTCGGGCTGCGGCTGTTCGGCAACGGGGCGGTGATCGAGTCCATGACGGTCTGGCGCATGGGCGCCATGACCGGTTGATCCGCCCGTCCGGCACCGCGCGGGGCTCCCGCGCGGTGCCGGACCCGTGCGCGGCGAGACCGTACTGTTGTCGCAGGCGGGAGGCCGCGCGCCGGCGTTTCGATCCGAACGAGGGGTGACGATGACGAGTGGACGACGGGTGACCATGGCCGATGTCGCCCGCAGCGCGGGCGTGTCGCCGACTACGGCGTCGTTCGTGCTGTCCGGGCGGGAGGGCGTGCGGATCTCCGAGGGCGCCCGCGCCAGGGTCCGGGACGCGGCCGAGGCACTCGGCTACCGCCCCAACGCGACAGCACGCAGCCTGCGCACGAAGAGCACGAAGACCATCGGCTTCGTCTCCGACGGGATCACCACGACGCCGTTCGCGGGCGACGTGGTCCGCGGCGCTCTGGAGGCGGCGGCGGAGCGCGACCACGCGCTGATCATCACCGAGACCGGCGGAGCGGGTTCCTCCGAGTCCGCCGTGGTCAACGTGCTGCTGGACCGACAGGCCGACGCGGTGATCCTGGCGACCATGTTCACCCGCTACGTCGTCCCGCCGAAGGAGCTGCACGGGCGCCGGGTCGTGCTGCTCAACTGCCTGGCGCCCGGCTTCGAGGCGCCGTCGGTGATCCCGGACGAGATCGCGGCCGGTCGGGAGGCGGGCCGTGTGCTGCTCGACGCCGGGCACCGCTCGGGGATCTGGGCCATCGGCGGCCACCAGGCCGTGCCCGCGACCCCGGAGGGCATCTTCGCGGGCATCGAACGCATGCGCGGTCTACAGGAGGTCCTGCGGGCGCAGCGGGCGATGCTCGACGGAGTGGTGGAGTGCGAGTGGAACGCCGAGGACGGCTACCGCGAAGTGCGGGCCCTGCTGACCTCCGGCGTGCCGCCGCGGGCGCTGGTGTGCTCGACCGACCGCGTCTCGTTCGGCGCCTACCAAGCACTTGCGGAAGCGGGCCTGTCGGTGCCCGGCGACGTCTCGATCATCTCGTTCGACGACCAGGACATCGCCTCGTGGCTGCGACCCGCGCTGACCACCCTGGCCCTACCGCACTACGAGATGGGACGTCGCGCGGTGGAGTTGGTCTTCGACAAGGAAGCGCAGGTCTCCGGTGTGCACCGGGTGACGATGCCGCTGCGCGAGCGCGGATCGGTGGCCGCGCCGCGACCGTGAGCGGCGGATCGGTAGCCGCGCCGCGACCGTGAGCGGCGCACCCTTGAGCGGCGCGCGGCCGGTCGGGAACACGTCGTTCCCGACCGGCTCCTGCGGTCAGCTCGCCGCCGTGTGCAGTTCGTCGTGGCCGATGGCGGTCCGTCGCCCACCGGCGTCGAGCTCCCAGACGTCGACGATGTGCTCCGGCTCGCCGAACGCCCGCAACCGCCACGGCGTGGGACCGGTCGGGTAGCAGCGCACTGTCAAGGACTCTCCGCTTTCGAGGAACAGCTCCACGATCGAGCCGTCCACGATCACCCGGAAGTCCACCGACCTTCGCTGACCGGACAGCGGGATCCGGTAGCGCCCCATGTGGGCACGGGGGTCGAGCGAGGCGTGGTCGCGGTCCACGACCAGCTCCCCCGCGACCGGGTCGACCACGATGTCGAGGTGTTCGCCTGGAGCGGTCTCCAGCCGCAGGCCGCACGGCGCGTCCGAGTTCGGCCGTACGCGGGCGGTGAGGTCGAAGGCCGTGCCGACCTCACCGAGGTCGTCGTCGGCGGACCAGCCGGTGGCGTGCACGACCTTGCGCCCGCGGTACCCGAGGACCTCGGAGGCGGGTTGCTGGCGCACCGTCCCGTTCTCGGTGAGCGACAGCTCGCGGGGAACGGTGAGGACGCCCGCCCAGCCGGCCTCGTGCGACCACTGCTGGTCGCGGGCCTCCCACGACCAGCCCCACAGCAGCCAGCGGCCGTCGGGCGCGTGCAGCAGGGCGGGCGCGTACAGGTCCGGACCGTGGTCGAGGGGTCCGTGACCGGTGGGCGCGAACCGGCCGGCCTCCTCGCCACCCACGTAGACGCGCGTGCTGCGTGGACCGGCGACCGCGTCCCACAGGCTGACGACCAGGAGGCCGCGGTCACCGAAGGTGGCGTACTGGGGGCACTCCCAGCCGGTCCAGCCGCCGTCCACGTCCGGTCCGTCGGCGAAGAACGGCCCGCGGTACTGCCAGTCCACGAGATCCGGCGACTCGTACAGCAGCGCCGCGCCGCGCTCGCCCGTGACGCTCGCGCCGACGAGCATCCGCCACCGCTCGCCCTGGCGCCAGACGTACGGATCGCGGTACATCGACGTGCCCTCGGGAGGAGTCGGGATCACCAGACCCGGGTGCTTGCGCCAGGTGAGCCCGCTGTCCCGGGATTCCGCCGTGGCGATCGGCTGCCACCACCGGTCGGTGCGGTAAGCGGAGTAGAACGCCAGCATCCGGTCCCCGTCGGAGACCGCGTTGCCGGAGAAGCAGCCGTCGGCGTCGTCTCCACCGGGCGTGGGCGTCAGCGCCGGCGGGAGTTCCTCCCACGTGACGAGGTCCGTGCTGCGGTGGTGTCCCCAGTGGATGCCGGTGTGGTCCGGCCCGTGCGGGTTGTGCTGGAAGAACACGTGGTAGTGGCCGTCGTGGAAGGTGAGCCCGTTGGGGTCGTTGATCCAGTTCCGGGGTGGCCTGAGGTGGATCGTGGGCAGGTGGAGGTCGGGAGTCGACAACGGAGTCCTCGAGGTCGGAGCGGTCAGCCCTTGACGCCGCTGGAGGCGATGCTGTTGATGAAGGACCGCTGGAAGGCCAGGAACAGCGCGAGCACGGGAACGGTGATCATGGACGAGTACGCCATGATCTGGCCCCAGGAGACGTTGAGCTGGAAGAAGTACTGGATGCCCACCATGACCGGGCGCAGCTCCTCGTCCTGCACGACCATGAGCGGCCACAGGTAGGAGTTCCACGCGGGCAGGAAGGTCAGGATCGCCGCGGTCGCGATCGCCGGGCCGGACAGCGGCATGACGATCCGCCGGTAGATGCCGAACCACCCCGCGCCGTCGATCAGCGCGGCCTCGTCGAGCTCCTTGGGGATGCTCTGGAAGTACTGGTGGAACAGGAAGATCGAGAACGCGTTCGCGACGAAGGGCAGGATCTGCACCCGGTAGGTGTCCAACCAGCCCTCGGTCAGGGTGAGGCTGAACCCGTTCAGCTCCAGCCACGGCAGCTTGTTCACCCACCAGACCATCGGCAGCGCGAAGGTCTCGAACGGCACGATCAGGGTGGCGATGATGACGGTGAGCAGGACCTTGCGGCCGGGCCAGCGCATCCTCGACAGGGCGAACGCCGCCAGGCTGTTGACGAGGATGCCCAGGACGATCGTGATCACCGAGACGCCCAGCGAGTTGAGCAGGAACCGGACCGCCGGCACGCGGTCGAACACCGCGGTGTAGTTCTCCAGCGACAGGCTGCCGACCGGCAGGAACGCCCTGGGGCTGCCGAGGTCGCCGAAGATCTGCTGGTCCGGCTTGAGCGACGAGACCAGCATGAACACCACGGGGAACGCGAAGAACAACGCGAGCAGGGCGCGAAGGGCGTACACGGGCAGCCGGCGCAGCACCGGCGAGAGACGGGCGGCGGACTGGGGTGACCTGGTCGCCATGTCAGTCCTTCTCCCTGGTGAGGTAGCGCTGGACGAGCGAGACGATGAGCACCAGCACGAAGAACACCAGTGAGATCGCCGAGGCGTACGCGGTCTGCTGCTGCTGGTAGCCGCTGCGCACGGCCTGGTAGACCAGCGTGGTGGTCGAGTCCAGCGGCCCGCCCTGCGTCATCACGTTGACCTGGGTGAACAGGCTGAACGCCGAGATGGTGATGGTGATCAGCACGAACGTGCGGGTCGCCCGCAGCCCCGGCCAGGTGACGAAGCGGAACCGCGTCCACCGGCTCACGCCGTCGATGGAGGCGGCCTCGTACAGGTCGGCCGGGATGGTCTGGAGCCCGGCCAACCAGATGATCATGTGGAAGCCCGCGCCCTGCCAGACCGACATGAAGATGATCGCCGCCAGCGACGTCGACGGGTCGTTCAGCCAGTCCGGCCCTTGGACGAGCCCGAACGTGACCGCGTCGATGATCCGGTTGAGCAGGCCGTCCTTCTGGTACAGGAACGTCCACACGATCGACACCACCACCATGGAGGTGACCACCGGGATGAAGTAGACGGTGCGGAAGAAGTTCGTGCCCCGGAACCGCCCGTTGACCAGCAGGGCCAGACCGAGGGCGAGTCCCGCCTGGACGGGCACCACGACGGCCGCGAAGGCGAACGTGTTGAGCACCGAGCGCAGGAAGACCGGGTCCTCCGCCAGCATGGCGAAGTTGCGCAGCCCCACGAAGCGGGGCGGTGTCGGCGAGACCAGGCGGGCACTGGTGAAGGCCAGCCCGAACGCCAGCACGACCGGGATGACGAAGAAGACCAGCAGCAGCAGGACCGCGGGACTCGCCATGCCGATGGCGGTGACGCCCTCCCTGCGACGGGAGGTGCTCGACGTGGACCCGTGGGCGCGACGCAGACGTGAGAGAAGGGGAACAGCGGCGGTCAACGAGACCTCCGGGCGAAGCGGGCACGCCCGGTGGAGACGGTCGGGTCTCCACCAGGCGGGCGAGGCGGAGCCGTCAGTCGGCGTAGAAGTCGTTCAGCTTGAGGTTCGCGTCGATCTGCTTGACCGCCTCGTCCAGGGCGGATTTCGGATCGGCGCCCGCCACGACGTCCTTGGCGGTCTTCTCGAACACCGACGCGATGTAGGGGTACGCGGGCGTCACCGGACGTACCACCGCGAAGTCCCTGGCGGACTGGACCAAGGACTCGTACCGGCCACCGGGCTCGTAGCCCGGGATCTGGGCCGCGGCGGCATCGGTCGCCGGAATCGTGCCGGTGGCCTTGGCGAACTCGGTGAAGTACTTCGTCTTGCGGGTGAACTCCAGGAACGCGCGTGCGCCCTCCGGCTTCGCGCAGTTCGCGCTCATGGCCCACTGCCAGGAGGCGCCACCGATCTTCGGCCCCTTGCCGAAGTCCACCGGCGGCAGGATCAGCAGGTCCTCGCCCAGCTTCTCGACGTTCTTGGCCGCGTCCCAACTGCCGTCCCACTCGATCGCGGACTTCCCGTTGAGGAAGTCGTCATTGGGGCTGGAGCCCGACTTCTGGGCCATGTGCCCGTCGGTGACCAGCGAGCGGAACCACTTCGCCCAGTCCAGCGCCTCGGGACCGTTCAGCGCGCCTTCCGCGGTCTTGTACGAAGAGCGGTCGACCAGGTCTCCGCCGAAGCTCTGCAACTGCGGCGAGTACGCGTAGGGCCACCACTCGCCGCTGCCTCCGGTGCCCATCTCCAGCGGGTGCTCGAACTTGCCGCCCGCCTTGAGGTCGGCCAGCGCCGAGGCGAACTCCGCACGGGTCCACGGCTTGTCCCAGGTTGGGACGCGGATGCCGTGCTCGTCGAGCACGGACTTGCGGGCGAACATGGTCAGCGCCACGTCGTAGAAGCCGAAGGCGTAGACCTTGTCCTGGTACTTGCCCACGGTGCTGGGCAGCTGGTCCTCGACGGGCACCTCGCCACCCGCGAGCTCCAGTGGGGCCAGGTACCCGCCCCACGCCCAGTTGGGCACGTTGGGGCCGTCCACGTCGAGGATGCAGGGCAGCTTCTTGGACGACGACGAGGCGACGACCGCGTCGTTGTAGGAGCCCTGGGGGAATGCCTCGATCTCGACCTTGTAGGTGGTCTGGCTCGCGTTGAAGTCGTTGACCACTTTCTCCACGACGTCGTACTCGGCGGCGTTGCCCGCGTTGTGGGTCCACAGCTTCAGGACGCCGCCCTCGGCGTCCGATCCGCCGTCGGCGCCGCCGCAACCCGCGAGCACGGCCGTCGCGGTGACGGCCACTAGACTCACGGCGGCGAGACGCCTGGTTCTGGCATTCATGGTTCCTCCATCGTGCTGGGCTGGTTCTCGTCGGGCGGCCGGTGCAAGCGGCCGCCCACTTGGTGTCGCTCCGCCGTTCCGGTGGTCAAGACCGGTGCGGCGGGGCGACCGAGTCCCGGCGCACCAGGGGGCAGTGCAGGACTTCCTGGAGCGTGGGACCGGTGGGGCTGTCCGGCAGGTCGATGAGGGCTTGCAGACGCGCGATGGCCCGGTCCCCCATCTCGTAGTGCGGCAGGGCGACGGTGCTCAACGTGGGGTGGAGGTTCTCGCTGATCAGCTCCTGGTTGTCGAAGCCGATCACGGACAGCTCCGCCGGGATCGCGAGGCCGAGCTCTGCCGCGGCGCGGTAGGCGCCCATCGCCATGCGGTCGTTGAAGCAGAACAGGGCTGTAGGTCGGTGCGCGGATTCCAGCAGGGCGCGTGCCGCGCGGTAGCCACCGGGCGCGTCCGAGCGGTCGGCGACGACGAGCGCGGGATCGAACCCGATGCCCTGCTCCGCCAACGCGGCCCGGTACCCGGCGAGCCTGCCCCGGGAGGCTGGGATGTCGTCGATGTTGGTGACGAAGCCGATCCGGCGGTGGCCGTGCGTCAGCAGCTCCCGCGTGGCCGTCATCCCGCCCTGCTCCTCGTCGGGCACGACCGAGGGCACCGAGGGGTCGTCCGCGCTCGCGTCCACGAGGATCGTCGGCACCGAACGCAGCTGGTGCGGCACCCGCACGACGCGGTGGTACATCGACGCGTAGAGGATGCCGTCGACACCGTGCTGGACCAGCAGGGTGATCGCCTTGCGCTCCAGCTCCGGGTCGCCCCCGGTGTTGAGCATCAGCAGCAGCAGACCCCGCTCGGTGCCCGCGTCCTGCGCGCCCTGGATGATCTGACCCGCGTGCGGCGTCGTGGCGATCTCGTCGCCGATGAAGCCCACGGTGTAGGTGCGGTTGGTCCGCAGGCCACGCGCCAGGCTGTTCGGCCGGTACCCCAGCTCGCGGGCCACCCGGAGCACGGTGGTCCGGGTCTCGGCGTTGATCCGCTTGCCTTCGACCTCGTTGAGGATGTGGGAGACCGTCGTCGCCGAAACACCGGCCGCCGCCGCCACGTCCTTGATCCCGATGCGCTTCACCGCGACCTGCCAAATCGTTTGGGCACTTGGTGCGGTGAAGGATTCATCAGGATGAAGCGGCTGTCAACGACCTGTTACGCACCCGTGTCCGTGCCGGTCGGGGACTGGTCGCCGCCGATGCGGGCGAACTGCTTGCTCGCGATGCCGATTTCGAGCAGGCAGGCCGGCTTCAGCGGCTACCGATCGGAGCGGACGGCACGGTCGGTGATCGGCCGCGACACCATCACCTCCCGTTCGTGGACCGCTCACTCCCCAGGTCGGTTTCTCCCGTTGTCCGCAGCGGGGTGCGGCATCGGCTGCCTACCGTCGAGCGGTGTCGGTGTCGGCACATCGAGCATGGAGGTGGGGAATGGTTGTCGGGCGGTTCGGCAAGATGTCGGTGGTCGTGGTGGCGGGGCTGTTGTTGACCGGTCTGTCCGGTGTCGGCAGCGCCGGGGCGGTGCAGCAGACGCGGGTGGCGTACTCGATCGAGTTCGCCAACCCCGATGAGTCCGGGGACCCCGAGCCGTACGGGGCGGTGGTCTTGCGGCTCGCCGACCAGGACAGGCTGCTGTGGCGCCAGGGGCGTACCGAGGACCTCCCGTCCCGGTGGCGGCATCCGGCCACCGGCTTCGCCGTAGAGGAGGTCGAGTTCGACGAGGACGCCGTCGAACAGGTGTGCGCCTACGTCCACGAGCGGGACGAGGCTTCCGACGACCAGCTCGCCTACGGCTGCCTGCCCTACCGGGGGCACTACGAGCCCTACGTGATCGAAGGTCAGGACGGCCACGTGACCGTCAACATCTACGGCATCGGCTGACCGGATCTCCACTCTGACAAGGAGACGGCAATGATCGCTACCACATCCAAAGCGTTGTTGGCGGGTTTGCTCCTCGCGGCCACCGGTGTTCTCGCGCCGGGGGCGGCGACGGCCGTGCCCGCGCCGAGGGACTTCGGCGACTGCATGGACATCGCCGTGGGCGAGCACGACGCCGACCCGTACATCGCCCACGACGCCTGCGACTCCGCCGAGCTGACCACCTGTTACCGCATTCTCCGCAACGCCTACGGCCGACAGCCGTGGGTCCTGGAAGCCTGCCAAGCCCGAACCGACTGACATGTCCGCCCGGACGGCCCTACGCCGCCCACGTCGACCTTCCTGCTCGTTCCCGCTCCTGATCAGCGCCGGGCGGCGGCGGGGAGGAGGTTGATCCTCAGCGCGCGCAGGATCGTGCCCGGCCTGGCCAGCTGTTGCGGATGGGTGAGCATGGTGGTGATGCCGGCCAGGCGTTCGTTGGTCACGGCGTCGGTCATGGACGCCTTGAAGACCTGGCCGCTCACCCACCTGATCAGCTTGTAACCGCGGGGGTAGGGGCCGTGCACGTGCGGTAGTTCCAGGTCGGCGAACGTCGACACCTGCCACGCGGCGTCCACGACGACCGCCACCCGGTCGAAGTACGCCTTGGCCGGTTCGTCCAGGTCCGGTCCCGAGCGGAGGTAGGTGGACAGGCACGACGCGTGCAGGGCCGCGGAGGTCATGCCCTGGCCGTACACCGGGTTGAACGACGCGATCGCGTCGCCCGCGACGGCGAGTCCGGCCGGCAGCCGGGACACCTCGTGGAAGTCACGCCGTCTGCTGTCGGCCTGGTGGTAGGTGACCACGTCGCCGAGCATCCGTCCCTTTTCGGCGATGTCACCGAAGACGGCCGGGAACCCGTTGCGGCACCGGGCGACGAAGTCGGCGGCGTCCCGGCTCGGGCGGTCGTCGTCGTAGCCCGCGATCAGCATGATCCAGCGGTCGCCCTCGACCCGGAGCACACCGCCGATCCGCGCGGGCCGCCCGTCGCCCGGACTGGACTGCGCGATCACGCTCCACAGGTCGCTGATCGCCTCGTCGTAGGCGAACATCGCGGTGGCGTAGTTGAGCTTGATCGGCATCCGGCGCATCGGCGGGCGTTCCCAGCCCGCGGCCTCCGCCCAGTCGCCCAGCCGGCTGGACCGGCCCATGGCGTCGACGACGAAGTCCGCGGTGGCGGTGACGGCTTCGGTCCCGCCTTCCGGGACGTACTTGACGCCTGCCACCCGTTCGCCGTCGAACAGCAGACCCTCGGCCCGGCCGGCGACGAAGCGGATGTTGTCCA
This is a stretch of genomic DNA from Saccharothrix ecbatanensis. It encodes these proteins:
- a CDS encoding GH32 C-terminal domain-containing protein produces the protein MARHAASGLVRRARLVLAALIACASLGPPLATQAAAAEPGGLTNAGFESGNLTGWTAQGQAFSNAVSSDPGWGWGCCFNQQGTYHLWGFKNGGDSATGTLTSDPFTVSGTGVVSVLIGGGQNEANLYAALTTVDGTVLHKATGADNEAYRRVTWDVRDRLGQQVQVKLVDQATGGWGHINLDDVRVGLDQPPSSGLTNPGFESGNLTGWTAQGQAFTTALTTDTGWGWGCCFNQQGTHHLWGFKSGGDAATGTLTSDPFTVSGTGVISVLIGGGQNEANLYAALTTVDGTVLHKATGADSEAYRRVTWDVRDRLGQQLRIKLVDQATGGFGHLNFDDVRVGLDQPIGATAAHWDFREGSGASTVERVSGQADPISYVFNQAVYKPNSEPLWQPANDGKGVLSKALLFDGYSTWVSRSAGTVPLDQNALTVEAWVAPQGFEWGDEGKVSAIVNQQEQTANRGFSLGVGRHGAWKFGIGTGDAWREVATPASAALRTGAWAHLVATFDPAQGRMRLYLDGAQVAETAIPTGARLQQAGVPLLIGKHNQPVIINGAFAVNMFSGLIDEVKLHRKALSPAEVAADHSAALATFAGGTVPKADIVQDRSRYNGDKYRPGYHFTAPNHWMNEPHSPIFANGQYHLFYQHNVHGPYWHNISWGHAVSKDLVHWRDLPVALAPTAGSVAPDGVWSGGAALDQNGDPVLFITAGDDSKRPNQATGIARPVNPDDPDLVEWRMEPRLVTEQRADLDVGAGRKVRFGEFRDPYVWQEGNTWFQLVGSGVQTTSGADVGGTALLYTSTNLTDWSYAGPLMTGDVAAHPKTGQVWELPVLLPIGKDAAGRQKHAFVVNPAFTSASPHSSKNTFYWVGTWDATARRWTPDTTTPKLFDYGEHFTGPSGTVGPDGRSLLFSIAQDRRTEQAHHDAGWAHNAGLPVELGVRPDGDLAINPVREVSALHAGAPLLDVRTPTGIDAVNSQLAAVKGDMLHVRLTMKPGTTQRFGLDVLRSPGDEERTRLFHDIGAGQFGVDRTRAGNRSSLDADLGVHSGPLALEGGRLTLDVFVDRSSVEAFANAHKSITTRAYPHRDDSLGLRLFGNGAVIESMTVWRMGAMTG
- a CDS encoding LacI family DNA-binding transcriptional regulator produces the protein MTSGRRVTMADVARSAGVSPTTASFVLSGREGVRISEGARARVRDAAEALGYRPNATARSLRTKSTKTIGFVSDGITTTPFAGDVVRGALEAAAERDHALIITETGGAGSSESAVVNVLLDRQADAVILATMFTRYVVPPKELHGRRVVLLNCLAPGFEAPSVIPDEIAAGREAGRVLLDAGHRSGIWAIGGHQAVPATPEGIFAGIERMRGLQEVLRAQRAMLDGVVECEWNAEDGYREVRALLTSGVPPRALVCSTDRVSFGAYQALAEAGLSVPGDVSIISFDDQDIASWLRPALTTLALPHYEMGRRAVELVFDKEAQVSGVHRVTMPLRERGSVAAPRP
- a CDS encoding glycoside hydrolase family 32 protein, whose protein sequence is MSTPDLHLPTIHLRPPRNWINDPNGLTFHDGHYHVFFQHNPHGPDHTGIHWGHHRSTDLVTWEELPPALTPTPGGDDADGCFSGNAVSDGDRMLAFYSAYRTDRWWQPIATAESRDSGLTWRKHPGLVIPTPPEGTSMYRDPYVWRQGERWRMLVGASVTGERGAALLYESPDLVDWQYRGPFFADGPDVDGGWTGWECPQYATFGDRGLLVVSLWDAVAGPRSTRVYVGGEEAGRFAPTGHGPLDHGPDLYAPALLHAPDGRWLLWGWSWEARDQQWSHEAGWAGVLTVPRELSLTENGTVRQQPASEVLGYRGRKVVHATGWSADDDLGEVGTAFDLTARVRPNSDAPCGLRLETAPGEHLDIVVDPVAGELVVDRDHASLDPRAHMGRYRIPLSGQRRSVDFRVIVDGSIVELFLESGESLTVRCYPTGPTPWRLRAFGEPEHIVDVWELDAGGRRTAIGHDELHTAAS
- a CDS encoding carbohydrate ABC transporter permease, producing the protein MATRSPQSAARLSPVLRRLPVYALRALLALFFAFPVVFMLVSSLKPDQQIFGDLGSPRAFLPVGSLSLENYTAVFDRVPAVRFLLNSLGVSVITIVLGILVNSLAAFALSRMRWPGRKVLLTVIIATLIVPFETFALPMVWWVNKLPWLELNGFSLTLTEGWLDTYRVQILPFVANAFSIFLFHQYFQSIPKELDEAALIDGAGWFGIYRRIVMPLSGPAIATAAILTFLPAWNSYLWPLMVVQDEELRPVMVGIQYFFQLNVSWGQIMAYSSMITVPVLALFLAFQRSFINSIASSGVKG
- a CDS encoding carbohydrate ABC transporter permease, with translation MASPAVLLLLVFFVIPVVLAFGLAFTSARLVSPTPPRFVGLRNFAMLAEDPVFLRSVLNTFAFAAVVVPVQAGLALGLALLVNGRFRGTNFFRTVYFIPVVTSMVVVSIVWTFLYQKDGLLNRIIDAVTFGLVQGPDWLNDPSTSLAAIIFMSVWQGAGFHMIIWLAGLQTIPADLYEAASIDGVSRWTRFRFVTWPGLRATRTFVLITITISAFSLFTQVNVMTQGGPLDSTTTLVYQAVRSGYQQQQTAYASAISLVFFVLVLIVSLVQRYLTREKD
- a CDS encoding ABC transporter substrate-binding protein → MNARTRRLAAVSLVAVTATAVLAGCGGADGGSDAEGGVLKLWTHNAGNAAEYDVVEKVVNDFNASQTTYKVEIEAFPQGSYNDAVVASSSSKKLPCILDVDGPNVPNWAWGGYLAPLELAGGEVPVEDQLPSTVGKYQDKVYAFGFYDVALTMFARKSVLDEHGIRVPTWDKPWTRAEFASALADLKAGGKFEHPLEMGTGGSGEWWPYAYSPQLQSFGGDLVDRSSYKTAEGALNGPEALDWAKWFRSLVTDGHMAQKSGSSPNDDFLNGKSAIEWDGSWDAAKNVEKLGEDLLILPPVDFGKGPKIGGASWQWAMSANCAKPEGARAFLEFTRKTKYFTEFAKATGTIPATDAAAAQIPGYEPGGRYESLVQSARDFAVVRPVTPAYPYIASVFEKTAKDVVAGADPKSALDEAVKQIDANLKLNDFYAD
- a CDS encoding LacI family DNA-binding transcriptional regulator — translated: MKRIGIKDVAAAAGVSATTVSHILNEVEGKRINAETRTTVLRVARELGYRPNSLARGLRTNRTYTVGFIGDEIATTPHAGQIIQGAQDAGTERGLLLLMLNTGGDPELERKAITLLVQHGVDGILYASMYHRVVRVPHQLRSVPTILVDASADDPSVPSVVPDEEQGGMTATRELLTHGHRRIGFVTNIDDIPASRGRLAGYRAALAEQGIGFDPALVVADRSDAPGGYRAARALLESAHRPTALFCFNDRMAMGAYRAAAELGLAIPAELSVIGFDNQELISENLHPTLSTVALPHYEMGDRAIARLQALIDLPDSPTGPTLQEVLHCPLVRRDSVAPPHRS
- a CDS encoding FAD-dependent oxidoreductase → MRLSSAQLFHEIATPLPPSGMRVVMRRAVVLGGSIAGLLAARVLSDHADEVIVVERDVSDADDGPRAGVPQGSQVHALLPAGAVQLERWFPGFAAEAIAGGAVVPPKDGSRDRFFMNGEVRIAPPVEQDWPVLITTRPYLEAKVRRRTLAVDNIRFVAGRAEGLLFDGERVAGVKYVPEGGTEAVTATADFVVDAMGRSSRLGDWAEAAGWERPPMRRMPIKLNYATAMFAYDEAISDLWSVIAQSSPGDGRPARIGGVLRVEGDRWIMLIAGYDDDRPSRDAADFVARCRNGFPAVFGDIAEKGRMLGDVVTYHQADSRRRDFHEVSRLPAGLAVAGDAIASFNPVYGQGMTSAALHASCLSTYLRSGPDLDEPAKAYFDRVAVVVDAAWQVSTFADLELPHVHGPYPRGYKLIRWVSGQVFKASMTDAVTNERLAGITTMLTHPQQLARPGTILRALRINLLPAAARR